A genomic segment from Yimella sp. cx-51 encodes:
- a CDS encoding metal-sensitive transcriptional regulator codes for MQLQHEDMELVIKRLRRAQGQIGGILRMIEDGRDCKDVITQVAAVSKALDRAGFAIISMGMQQCLADPDSADGMNVAAMEKLFLALA; via the coding sequence ATGCAGTTGCAGCACGAAGATATGGAGCTGGTGATCAAACGGCTCAGGCGTGCCCAAGGTCAGATCGGGGGCATCCTGCGGATGATCGAGGACGGCCGCGACTGCAAGGACGTGATCACCCAGGTCGCGGCCGTCAGCAAAGCACTCGATCGAGCCGGTTTCGCGATCATTTCCATGGGCATGCAGCAATGCCTGGCAGATCCCGATTCCGCTGACGGCATGAACGTCGCCGCGATGGAGAAGCTGTTCCTCGCCCTCGCCTAA
- a CDS encoding alpha/beta fold hydrolase, with translation METFERDGLVFDVTDSGPDDGEVVVLLHGFPQDRTAWTGVADRLNAAGLRTLAPDQRGYSPGAAPTGRAAYDIKELIGDVVALIKASGQEKVHVVGHDWGGAVAWSIATHRPDLVSSVTVCSTPHPGAMAWAMQHGGQWRKSWYMAAFNLPLLPELYLMRTMESMYQRTRLPKEYADRYVQRFRTRESLRGPLGWYRSLSSRGSLLANARPKKSGSPGSRRVTVPATYLWGNKDFALGRAAALKTADYVEGPYRFIELDAGHWLPEVCTDEVSEAILERVHSLGS, from the coding sequence ATGGAAACCTTCGAGCGCGACGGACTCGTCTTCGATGTCACCGACAGCGGACCGGACGACGGTGAGGTCGTGGTGCTGCTGCACGGCTTCCCCCAGGATCGCACTGCCTGGACGGGCGTCGCAGATCGTCTCAATGCCGCCGGTCTGCGCACCCTCGCACCCGACCAGCGTGGGTACTCCCCCGGCGCCGCTCCCACCGGACGGGCGGCGTACGACATCAAGGAGCTCATCGGCGATGTCGTGGCGCTGATCAAGGCGAGCGGCCAGGAGAAGGTGCACGTCGTCGGGCATGACTGGGGCGGCGCGGTCGCGTGGTCGATCGCTACCCATCGTCCCGACCTGGTGTCGTCGGTGACGGTCTGCTCCACCCCGCACCCGGGAGCGATGGCGTGGGCGATGCAGCACGGCGGGCAGTGGCGCAAGAGCTGGTACATGGCGGCGTTCAACCTGCCGCTGCTGCCGGAGCTCTACCTGATGCGGACGATGGAATCGATGTACCAGCGCACGCGGCTGCCCAAGGAATACGCCGACCGGTACGTGCAGCGTTTCCGCACCCGGGAGTCGTTGCGCGGACCGCTCGGCTGGTATCGCTCGCTCTCCAGCCGTGGGTCACTGCTGGCCAATGCGCGTCCCAAGAAGAGTGGGTCACCGGGTTCGCGCCGGGTGACCGTGCCGGCCACCTATCTGTGGGGCAACAAGGACTTCGCCCTCGGGCGGGCCGCAGCCCTGAAGACCGCCGACTACGTCGAGGGGCCGTACCGCTTCATCGAACTCGACGCCGGGCACTGGTTGCCGGAGGTGTGCACGGACGAGGTGAGCGAGGCCATCTTGGAGCGCGTACACAGCCTGGGCTCTTGA
- a CDS encoding nitrate/nitrite transporter, translating into MDTAAVAHPLGGRRAWAVWGSALLVYMLAVFHRSSLGVAGVLAAERFDITSAQLATFTMVQLLVYAAMQVPVGAMLDRYGSRALLTTGLVMMTAAQAGFAFAHSFGAGVLARIFVGMGDAMVFVSVLRLVALWFPPGRSAIVTQATGWAGQLGAILAAGPLAAALGSYGWRNSFLVSAAVGVVVAVVLLAVVRDTPYLDAQRTTMRMRAVARALRSAWRSPGTQLGLWCHFTAQFSVTVFAMIWGFPYLTVGLGMSRGAASALLMVMVLTGILSSLFVGSLVTRFPYSRSSLVLAIVLAIVGMWTLVLAWPGHPPMALVVMLGVTMSVGGPGSMVGFDLARTFNPPERIGSATGIVNVGGFTASLCTVVLIGMVIDHLSPGGPSTWSNDSFRVAWCVQYPVWLLGIVQILRLRQRARAEIDADPDMAHLRRRISRRRPVA; encoded by the coding sequence GTGGACACCGCTGCAGTTGCCCATCCGCTGGGTGGCCGCCGGGCCTGGGCGGTCTGGGGCTCGGCGCTGCTGGTCTACATGCTGGCTGTCTTCCACCGCTCGTCCCTCGGCGTCGCGGGCGTGCTCGCCGCCGAGCGGTTCGACATCACTTCTGCGCAGCTGGCCACCTTCACGATGGTGCAGTTGCTGGTCTATGCCGCGATGCAGGTGCCGGTCGGAGCGATGCTCGACCGGTACGGTTCCCGCGCGCTGCTCACCACCGGCCTGGTGATGATGACGGCCGCACAGGCAGGCTTCGCCTTCGCCCATTCCTTCGGAGCAGGGGTGCTTGCCCGCATCTTCGTGGGCATGGGCGACGCCATGGTCTTCGTCTCGGTGCTGCGCCTGGTGGCGCTGTGGTTTCCGCCCGGACGCAGCGCGATCGTCACCCAGGCCACCGGTTGGGCCGGTCAGTTGGGCGCGATCCTGGCGGCCGGGCCGCTGGCGGCAGCGTTGGGCAGCTACGGCTGGCGCAACTCCTTCTTGGTATCGGCCGCAGTGGGGGTCGTCGTGGCAGTGGTGCTGCTCGCCGTCGTCCGTGACACGCCCTACCTCGATGCACAGCGCACGACGATGCGGATGCGTGCGGTAGCCCGCGCGCTGCGATCGGCGTGGCGCTCACCCGGCACCCAGCTGGGCCTCTGGTGCCACTTCACCGCCCAGTTCAGCGTCACCGTCTTCGCGATGATCTGGGGTTTTCCCTATCTGACCGTGGGCCTGGGTATGTCGCGTGGTGCGGCCAGTGCTCTGCTCATGGTCATGGTGTTGACCGGCATTTTGTCGAGCCTGTTCGTCGGCAGCTTGGTCACCCGGTTCCCGTATTCACGCTCGTCCCTCGTACTCGCCATCGTCCTGGCGATCGTCGGGATGTGGACGCTGGTGCTCGCCTGGCCAGGGCATCCGCCGATGGCCTTGGTGGTGATGCTCGGCGTCACGATGTCGGTCGGCGGCCCGGGGTCGATGGTGGGTTTCGACCTCGCCCGCACCTTCAATCCTCCCGAGCGGATCGGCTCGGCCACCGGCATCGTCAACGTCGGCGGCTTCACCGCCTCGCTGTGCACCGTCGTCCTCATCGGCATGGTCATTGACCACCTGTCACCCGGTGGTCCGTCGACGTGGAGCAACGACAGCTTCCGGGTGGCGTGGTGCGTGCAGTACCCGGTGTGGTTGCTCGGCATCGTGCAGATCCTGCGGCTGCGCCAGCGGGCCCGGGCCGAGATCGACGCCGACCCCGACATGGCCCACCTGAGGCGGCGTATCTCCCGGCGGCGTCCCGTCGCTTAA
- the dacB gene encoding D-alanyl-D-alanine carboxypeptidase/D-alanyl-D-alanine-endopeptidase, translating to MKRVIAAAGAVVLVAGSYFTLDVYDKAPGFFTLAGAPADPVPLPSQSSPAPSMAAPAPTGAPTPVGPLTGPMPTAAQVADALRKPLQDKRFLKDVAMVVRDAQTGTTLFDQGGKRTLIPASTTKLLAAYAVATTMDLEQPFTTKVVQQGDKVVLVAGGDTVLSPDKGDPEKVVGHAGVADLAAQVATALKKQGRTTIDLHLDTSFAPGPMTLPGWKPEYLAMGYTARIAQLGLATERSDPPTAAVADPTRSVQNALIKALAAQGISAKVGAAATTTSAATRLGTVQSAPLIDVLGQAMRDSDNAMIESLTRAAAFRAGVPGDPSSITRWVTSLLAKDGFDTTGVKLADVCGLSDGTTIPASLLADLVVAGTSGRSKPFQEVLSRESVAGWNGTLHDRYLGRSANSVAGEVRAKTGSLPDVGSLAGTVVTDSGRLLVFAVVTNGPMKGAGPWPVRAAMDEAVTALGQL from the coding sequence GTGAAGCGCGTGATCGCGGCCGCCGGTGCCGTCGTCCTGGTGGCGGGCAGCTATTTCACCCTCGATGTCTACGACAAGGCTCCGGGCTTCTTCACCCTCGCCGGGGCGCCCGCCGATCCGGTGCCGCTGCCCTCCCAGAGCTCACCGGCACCGTCGATGGCTGCACCCGCGCCGACCGGTGCACCGACACCCGTTGGTCCGCTCACCGGACCCATGCCGACCGCCGCACAGGTAGCCGACGCGCTCCGAAAGCCGTTGCAGGACAAGAGGTTCCTCAAGGACGTCGCGATGGTGGTGCGTGATGCTCAGACCGGCACCACCTTGTTCGACCAAGGAGGCAAGCGGACGTTGATCCCGGCCTCGACCACCAAGCTCCTGGCCGCCTATGCCGTCGCGACCACGATGGATCTCGAGCAGCCGTTCACCACCAAGGTGGTGCAACAGGGCGACAAGGTCGTGCTCGTCGCGGGCGGTGACACTGTCCTCTCACCCGACAAGGGCGACCCGGAGAAGGTCGTCGGTCACGCGGGGGTCGCCGATCTGGCAGCGCAGGTCGCGACGGCGTTGAAGAAGCAGGGCCGGACGACGATCGACCTCCACCTCGACACCTCCTTCGCGCCGGGGCCGATGACCCTGCCGGGGTGGAAACCGGAGTACCTCGCGATGGGCTACACCGCCCGCATCGCCCAGTTGGGCCTCGCGACCGAGCGCTCCGATCCGCCGACGGCGGCCGTCGCCGACCCGACGCGCTCCGTGCAGAACGCCCTCATCAAAGCCCTTGCCGCCCAAGGAATCTCGGCCAAGGTCGGCGCTGCGGCAACCACCACGTCAGCTGCAACCAGGCTCGGCACGGTGCAGAGCGCACCGCTCATCGACGTGCTCGGCCAGGCGATGCGCGACAGCGACAACGCCATGATCGAATCGCTCACCCGTGCCGCGGCGTTCCGGGCCGGTGTGCCCGGCGACCCGTCGTCGATCACTCGCTGGGTCACCTCCCTGCTGGCCAAGGACGGATTCGACACCACCGGGGTGAAACTCGCCGACGTCTGCGGCCTGTCCGACGGCACCACGATCCCGGCGTCCCTGCTGGCCGATCTCGTCGTCGCGGGCACCAGCGGGCGCAGCAAACCCTTCCAGGAGGTGCTTTCCCGCGAATCGGTGGCCGGCTGGAACGGCACCCTGCACGACCGCTACCTCGGTCGATCGGCGAATTCCGTCGCCGGAGAGGTGCGTGCCAAGACCGGCAGCCTGCCCGATGTGGGCTCCCTCGCCGGCACCGTCGTGACCGACAGCGGACGTCTACTCGTCTTCGCCGTCGTCACCAACGGACCCATGAAGGGCGCCGGCCCGTGGCCGGTGCGGGCCGCGATGGACGAAGCGGTCACTGCTCTGGGGCAGCTCTGA
- a CDS encoding zinc-dependent metalloprotease: protein MSYVDWGSARSIGRRVAGSGIKVSLEEAVSASESLRDAAARAYEPVAQTAQLDTSGQPESPVRVIDRSTWVDINIDSFGGLVDPVIETLMPKVPGAKLTRVVTSRVAGAEAGGLLGFFSSKVLGQYDLAPQGQPSLLLVAPNIVEAERQLGVDPDDFRLWVCLHEETHRVQFTAVPWLRQHMIDGSRQLLTEIVPEPGAVPARVQEIATRLLGSVKDGGGGLADVFVNEEQRDRIAAMTAVMSLLEGHADVVMDDVGPQIVPSVEEIRRTFNERRKGAGNVDRLLRRLLGLEAKMRQYRDGAAFCRAVMDKVGVDGFNEVWTSPETLPSAREILEPSLWVERVHGSFIR from the coding sequence ATGAGTTATGTCGACTGGGGCAGCGCCCGTAGCATCGGACGACGGGTCGCCGGCAGCGGCATCAAGGTGTCGCTGGAGGAAGCCGTCTCAGCCAGCGAGTCGCTGCGGGACGCAGCAGCGCGGGCCTACGAGCCCGTCGCGCAGACCGCACAACTCGACACCAGCGGCCAGCCCGAATCTCCCGTGCGGGTCATCGACCGCAGCACCTGGGTCGACATCAACATCGACTCCTTCGGCGGTCTGGTCGATCCGGTGATCGAAACGCTCATGCCGAAGGTGCCTGGTGCCAAGCTCACGCGCGTGGTGACCTCCCGTGTCGCCGGAGCCGAGGCGGGCGGCCTGCTCGGCTTCTTCTCCTCCAAGGTGCTCGGCCAGTACGACCTCGCCCCACAGGGCCAGCCCAGCCTGCTGCTCGTGGCCCCCAACATCGTCGAGGCCGAACGACAACTGGGCGTCGATCCTGACGACTTCCGGTTGTGGGTGTGCCTGCACGAGGAGACCCACCGGGTGCAGTTCACCGCCGTGCCCTGGCTGCGGCAGCACATGATCGACGGGAGTCGTCAGCTCCTGACCGAAATCGTGCCCGAACCGGGCGCTGTGCCCGCACGCGTGCAGGAGATCGCCACCCGGTTGCTCGGCTCGGTGAAGGACGGCGGCGGCGGCCTGGCCGACGTCTTCGTCAACGAGGAGCAGCGCGACCGCATCGCCGCGATGACGGCCGTGATGTCGCTGCTGGAGGGCCACGCCGATGTGGTGATGGACGACGTCGGCCCGCAGATCGTGCCGTCCGTCGAGGAGATCCGGCGCACGTTCAACGAGCGTCGCAAGGGCGCCGGCAATGTCGACCGATTGCTGCGTCGCCTGCTCGGCCTGGAAGCCAAGATGCGTCAATACCGCGACGGTGCGGCCTTCTGCCGGGCGGTCATGGACAAGGTGGGCGTCGACGGCTTCAACGAGGTCTGGACCTCCCCGGAGACGCTACCCAGCGCGCGCGAGATCCTCGAGCCCTCGTTGTGGGTCGAGCGCGTCCACGGCTCGTTCATCCGCTGA
- the tilS gene encoding tRNA lysidine(34) synthetase TilS, with amino-acid sequence MPGPHPAVAAVRLGIRRALQTQLADTAGSARGSADPRPQLAPSASRARVVVACSGGADSMALASAVAFEAPRLRVEARAVVVDHQLQPGSDQIAQAAADRLRVLGLKAQVRTVDVGAQDGPEAAARTARYRALRQAASEFGADAILLGHTRDDQAETVLLGLVRGSGTRSLAGMAPVAGDLVRPLLDVTREQTRAACEAQGLEFWDDPHNDDPRYLRVRVRQALADLQGDLGPGLTKGLVRTAELARQDADHLDALAEMSAVQLGAPPWQVDALMAMPPAVRTRWWRQALAAQGAVIAGLSFTQVGWLEDLVLRWRGQGPVDVPGGLRVHRADGALHVAAPGQVE; translated from the coding sequence GTGCCCGGACCGCATCCCGCCGTCGCCGCGGTGCGGCTGGGCATACGCCGCGCGCTGCAGACACAACTCGCGGACACCGCGGGCAGTGCTCGCGGGTCGGCCGATCCGCGACCCCAGCTCGCGCCGTCCGCGAGTCGTGCGCGCGTGGTGGTCGCCTGCTCCGGCGGCGCCGACTCGATGGCTCTCGCGTCCGCCGTCGCTTTTGAGGCACCGCGCCTGCGGGTCGAAGCGCGCGCCGTCGTGGTCGACCATCAGCTGCAACCTGGTTCCGACCAGATCGCCCAGGCAGCGGCCGACCGGTTGCGGGTGCTCGGGCTCAAGGCGCAAGTGCGAACGGTGGACGTCGGTGCACAGGACGGCCCGGAAGCTGCAGCCCGCACTGCCCGATACCGCGCACTGCGTCAGGCGGCGTCCGAATTCGGCGCCGACGCGATCCTGCTGGGTCACACGCGGGACGATCAGGCCGAGACGGTGCTGCTCGGGCTGGTCCGTGGATCAGGGACGCGCTCGCTGGCCGGCATGGCGCCAGTCGCGGGTGACCTCGTGCGTCCGTTGCTCGACGTGACCCGTGAGCAGACCCGCGCGGCGTGCGAAGCTCAGGGGCTGGAGTTCTGGGACGACCCGCACAACGACGACCCGCGCTACCTGCGCGTGCGGGTGCGCCAGGCGCTCGCCGACCTGCAGGGCGACCTCGGGCCCGGTTTGACGAAGGGCCTGGTGCGCACCGCGGAGCTGGCCCGTCAGGACGCCGACCATCTGGACGCCCTCGCCGAAATGAGCGCAGTGCAGCTTGGTGCACCGCCGTGGCAGGTCGATGCGTTGATGGCGATGCCGCCGGCTGTTCGGACTCGCTGGTGGCGGCAGGCTTTGGCGGCGCAAGGCGCGGTGATCGCCGGTCTGTCGTTTACGCAGGTGGGCTGGTTGGAAGACCTCGTGCTGCGGTGGCGCGGCCAGGGGCCGGTGGACGTCCCCGGCGGCCTGCGGGTCCATCGGGCTGACGGGGCGCTCCACGTCGCGGCGCCCGGTCAGGTTGAATAG
- the hpt gene encoding hypoxanthine phosphoribosyltransferase yields MDSAHLGDDLDHVLYTEAQILERLDELGQQIWADYHDKDVLFVGVLKGAVLVMADLMRALPGTVTMDWMAVSSYGSGTKSSGVVRILKDLDTDISDRHVLIVEDIIDSGLTLNWIRSNLLSRNPASLEICTLLRKPEAAKVEIDCKYVGFEIPNEFVIGYGLDFDEKYRNLRDIGVLAPHMYS; encoded by the coding sequence ATGGACTCCGCGCACCTGGGTGACGACCTCGACCATGTCCTCTACACCGAGGCACAGATCCTCGAACGGCTGGACGAGCTCGGTCAGCAGATCTGGGCCGACTACCACGACAAGGACGTGCTCTTCGTGGGCGTGCTCAAGGGTGCGGTCCTGGTGATGGCCGACCTCATGCGCGCCCTGCCCGGCACGGTGACGATGGACTGGATGGCGGTGTCGTCGTACGGATCGGGCACGAAGTCTTCCGGCGTCGTCCGCATCCTCAAAGACCTCGACACCGACATCTCGGACCGCCACGTGCTGATCGTCGAAGACATCATCGACTCCGGCCTGACGCTCAACTGGATCCGCAGCAACCTGCTCTCGCGCAACCCTGCGTCGCTGGAGATCTGCACGTTGCTGCGCAAGCCGGAGGCGGCCAAGGTGGAGATCGACTGCAAATACGTGGGCTTTGAGATCCCCAACGAGTTTGTCATCGGCTACGGGCTCGACTTCGACGAGAAGTACCGCAACCTGCGTGACATCGGGGTGCTCGCGCCACACATGTACTCCTAG
- the ftsH gene encoding ATP-dependent zinc metalloprotease FtsH has translation MKSKRLFRPGVLIFFVLMGAFLWFTFGNVGGYQKIDTSVAQQLITKNQVESVKLTPDTINLTLKEPYTGGQVKDAKKVQANYVTARGSQIVNLLEQHPPSKGYTDDPAKQNVFVSLLLTILPLILVLGVFWFILSQMQGGGSRVMQFGKSKAKLATKDMPKVTFADVAGSDEAVEELHEIKEFLQSPKKFLDVGAKIPKGVLLYGPPGTGKTLLARAVAGEAGVPFYSISGSDFVEMFVGVGASRVRDLFKEAKENAPAIIFVDEIDAVGRHRGAGLGGGHDEREQTLNQLLVEMDGFDVKTNVILIAATNRPDILDPALLRPGRFDRQIAVEAPDMAGRHHILQVHAKGKPMANDVDLLTVARRTPGFSGADLANVLNEAALLTARSNAQIIDNRALDEAIDRVMAGPQKKTRAMSAKERKVTAYHEGGHALVAAAMNHTAPVSKITILPRGRALGYTMVMPVDDKYSTTRNELLDQLAYALGGRVAEEVVFHDPSTGASNDIEKATGMARQMVTQFGMSERVGAVKLGSGNSEVFLGRDMGHERDYSEELAGIVDEEVRRFIEAAHDEAWHAINDNRDILDALVLELLEVETLNAERLAEVFKDVRKRPRRQVWLSSDRRLVSDRPPVLTPAEKRAAANGVDLDKQEEKEPVEQIVEVPDGGYVDPPGI, from the coding sequence ATGAAATCGAAGCGACTTTTCCGCCCAGGGGTGCTGATCTTCTTCGTCCTCATGGGCGCATTCTTGTGGTTCACCTTCGGCAACGTCGGCGGCTACCAGAAGATCGACACCTCCGTTGCGCAACAGCTGATCACCAAGAACCAGGTCGAGTCGGTCAAGCTCACGCCCGACACCATCAACCTGACGCTCAAGGAGCCCTACACCGGCGGCCAGGTGAAGGACGCCAAGAAGGTGCAGGCCAACTACGTCACGGCCCGCGGCTCGCAGATCGTCAACCTGCTGGAGCAGCACCCGCCGAGCAAGGGCTACACCGACGACCCCGCCAAGCAGAACGTCTTCGTCTCACTGCTGCTGACGATCCTGCCGCTGATCCTGGTGCTCGGTGTCTTCTGGTTCATCCTCAGTCAGATGCAGGGCGGCGGCTCGCGCGTCATGCAGTTCGGCAAGTCGAAGGCGAAACTGGCCACCAAGGACATGCCGAAGGTCACCTTCGCCGATGTGGCCGGTTCTGACGAGGCCGTTGAGGAACTCCACGAGATCAAGGAGTTCCTGCAGTCGCCCAAGAAGTTCCTGGACGTCGGCGCGAAGATCCCCAAGGGCGTCCTGCTCTACGGCCCGCCCGGCACCGGTAAGACCCTTCTGGCCCGCGCCGTCGCCGGCGAGGCAGGGGTGCCCTTCTACTCGATCTCCGGTTCTGACTTCGTCGAGATGTTCGTCGGTGTCGGCGCATCCCGCGTGCGCGACCTGTTCAAGGAAGCCAAGGAGAACGCCCCGGCGATCATCTTCGTCGACGAGATCGACGCCGTCGGTCGTCACCGTGGTGCCGGTCTCGGCGGTGGTCACGACGAGCGTGAGCAGACCCTCAACCAGTTGCTGGTCGAGATGGACGGCTTCGACGTCAAGACCAATGTCATCCTGATCGCGGCGACCAACCGCCCCGACATCCTCGACCCCGCCCTGCTGCGTCCGGGACGTTTCGACCGCCAGATCGCCGTCGAGGCCCCCGACATGGCCGGCCGCCACCACATCCTGCAGGTGCACGCCAAGGGCAAGCCGATGGCGAACGACGTCGACCTGCTCACCGTTGCGCGTCGCACCCCCGGTTTCTCCGGTGCTGACCTGGCCAACGTGCTCAACGAGGCCGCGCTGCTCACTGCTCGCAGCAATGCGCAGATCATCGACAACCGCGCGCTGGACGAGGCGATCGACCGCGTCATGGCCGGTCCGCAGAAGAAGACCCGCGCGATGAGCGCCAAGGAGCGCAAGGTCACCGCCTACCACGAAGGCGGTCACGCGCTGGTGGCTGCGGCGATGAACCACACTGCACCGGTCAGCAAGATCACGATCCTGCCGCGTGGTCGAGCCCTGGGCTACACGATGGTGATGCCGGTCGACGACAAGTACTCCACCACCCGTAACGAGTTGCTCGACCAGCTCGCGTACGCCCTGGGTGGACGAGTCGCCGAAGAGGTCGTCTTCCACGACCCCTCCACCGGTGCCTCGAATGACATCGAGAAGGCCACTGGCATGGCCCGCCAGATGGTCACGCAGTTCGGCATGAGCGAGCGCGTGGGTGCGGTGAAGCTCGGCTCGGGCAACTCCGAGGTCTTCCTCGGCCGCGACATGGGCCACGAGCGCGACTATTCCGAAGAACTCGCCGGCATCGTCGACGAGGAGGTGCGCCGCTTCATCGAGGCTGCGCACGACGAGGCGTGGCACGCGATCAACGACAACCGCGACATCCTCGACGCACTGGTCCTGGAACTCCTGGAGGTCGAGACCCTCAACGCAGAACGTCTCGCCGAGGTCTTCAAGGACGTCCGCAAGCGTCCGCGTCGTCAGGTGTGGCTCTCCAGCGACCGCCGCCTGGTCAGCGATCGCCCGCCGGTGCTCACCCCTGCCGAGAAGCGCGCTGCGGCCAACGGCGTCGACCTCGACAAGCAGGAGGAGAAGGAGCCGGTGGAGCAGATCGTAGAGGTGCCGGACGGTGGATATGTCGACCCGCCCGGAATTTGA
- the folE gene encoding GTP cyclohydrolase I FolE, with product MSTRPEFDLERAAAAVRELLIAVGEDPDREGLVDTPMRVAKAYAETFSGLGQDPAEVLSRTFSIDHDELIIVKDIELYSTCEHHLVPFHGVAHVGYIPAKDGTVTGLSKVARLVDMYARRPQVQERLTTQIADALMTHLDAQGALVVVECEHLCMSMRGVRKPGATTVTSAVRGQLRDPATRSEAMSLMKG from the coding sequence ATGTCGACCCGCCCGGAATTTGATCTCGAGCGCGCCGCTGCGGCGGTGCGTGAGCTGCTCATCGCGGTCGGGGAAGACCCCGACCGCGAAGGGCTGGTCGACACCCCGATGCGGGTGGCCAAGGCTTACGCCGAGACCTTCTCCGGTCTGGGGCAAGACCCGGCCGAAGTGCTGTCGCGCACCTTCTCGATCGACCACGACGAACTCATCATCGTCAAGGACATCGAGCTCTACAGCACCTGCGAACACCACCTCGTGCCCTTCCACGGTGTCGCGCACGTGGGGTACATCCCGGCCAAGGACGGCACCGTCACCGGCCTGTCGAAGGTCGCCCGGTTGGTCGACATGTACGCCCGCCGTCCGCAGGTGCAGGAACGACTGACCACCCAGATCGCGGACGCGCTCATGACCCACCTCGACGCGCAGGGCGCACTCGTGGTCGTCGAGTGCGAGCACCTGTGCATGTCGATGCGGGGAGTGCGCAAACCGGGCGCCACCACGGTGACCTCCGCGGTGCGGGGCCAGCTGCGTGACCCGGCGACGCGCTCCGAGGCCATGAGCCTCATGAAGGGCTAG
- the folP gene encoding dihydropteroate synthase yields the protein MTLRLPTRPSGRPLVMGVVNVTPDSFSDGGRFFDLDAAVAHGRELVAQGADLLDVGGESTRPGAQRPSEHDELARVLPVVEALADLAPISVDTMRAGVARACVEAGAAIVNDVSGGLADPDMASAVAALQVPYVAMHWRGHSHDMQTRTQYDDVVADVLRELEQRRDALLSAGIDPSLLVLDPGLGFAKTAAQNWTVLAGLDRFAGLGQPLLVGASRKSFLAQVGSRDGEPVPADERDAATAAVSVVLAQAGVWAIRVHEVRSTVAACDVVAALERARA from the coding sequence ATGACCCTCCGGCTGCCCACGCGGCCGTCTGGCCGCCCGCTCGTCATGGGTGTGGTCAACGTGACCCCCGATTCATTCTCGGACGGCGGACGCTTCTTCGACCTCGACGCTGCCGTTGCCCACGGCCGAGAGCTCGTCGCGCAGGGTGCCGACCTGCTCGACGTGGGCGGGGAGTCGACCCGTCCGGGCGCGCAGCGGCCGTCCGAGCACGACGAACTGGCTCGGGTGCTTCCCGTGGTCGAAGCGTTGGCCGATCTTGCGCCGATCTCCGTCGACACCATGCGAGCCGGTGTCGCGCGAGCCTGCGTCGAGGCCGGGGCGGCGATCGTCAACGACGTCAGCGGCGGCTTGGCCGACCCCGACATGGCTTCGGCGGTCGCGGCGCTGCAGGTGCCTTATGTCGCGATGCACTGGCGCGGACACAGCCACGACATGCAGACTCGCACGCAGTACGACGACGTGGTCGCCGATGTGCTGCGGGAGTTGGAGCAACGCCGCGATGCACTTCTTTCGGCGGGCATCGATCCCTCGCTGCTGGTGCTCGACCCCGGCCTGGGCTTCGCCAAGACCGCAGCCCAGAACTGGACGGTGCTCGCTGGGCTCGACCGTTTCGCCGGCTTGGGCCAACCGCTGTTGGTGGGCGCCTCGCGCAAGTCGTTCCTGGCGCAGGTGGGTTCGCGCGACGGTGAACCCGTGCCCGCGGACGAACGGGACGCCGCCACCGCAGCCGTGAGCGTCGTGCTCGCCCAAGCGGGCGTGTGGGCGATTCGTGTGCACGAAGTGCGGTCGACCGTCGCAGCCTGCGATGTGGTCGCCGCACTGGAAAGGGCTCGGGCATGA